A single genomic interval of Spinacia oleracea cultivar Varoflay chromosome 6, BTI_SOV_V1, whole genome shotgun sequence harbors:
- the LOC110792612 gene encoding peroxidase 44-like, whose amino-acid sequence MASSQKHFNAFSLVLLLLCLALPLNLARRVGFYAKSCPNAENIIRQIVQQRFKADRSVPAALLRMHFHDCFVRGCDASILIDSTNNNQAEKDASANGSVREYALIDQIKTALERACPQKVSCADIIALATRDAVSLAGGPKYNVSTGKRDGLISRASEVNLPGPGFTVSQAQQSFSARGLSLNHMVILLGGGHTIGVAHCNFFQNRLTNFQGTGAPDRTMDKALVKKLSGLCGSNTNANPTTFLDQNTSFVFDNEYYNQIRKNKGILKIDQELALDPLSARTVSKFASNNNNFRQSFVKAIIKMGNIQQGNAGEIRKNCRRTN is encoded by the exons ATGGCGAGTTCCCAAAAGCATTTCAATGCATTTTCATtagtattattgttattatgctTAGCTCTTCCACTCAATTTAGCTCGCCGAGTTGGTTTCTACGCTAAATCTTGTCCGAATGCTGAAAATATCATTCGACAAATTGTTCAACAACGGTTCAAGGCCGATAGATCTGTCCCTGCAGCCTTGTTGCGCATGCATTTTCATGATTGTTTTGTTAGG GGTTGTGATGCATCGATACTAATTGACTCGACCAACAATAATCAAGCAGAAAAAGACGCAAGTGCGAATGGTTCTGTAAGAGAGTATGCACTCATAGACCAAATCAAGACTGCTCTAGAACGAGCATGCCCTCAAAAGGTCTCTTGTGCAGATATCATAGCTCTTGCTACTCGAGATGCAGTTTCTCTAGCCGGAGGGCCTAAATACAATGTGTCAACGGGAAAACGTGATGGGCTTATTTCTAGGGCTAGTGAAGTAAACCTTCCTGGGCCGGGCTTTACCGTTTCTCAGGCCCAACAATCATTTAGTGCCCGTGGGTTAAGCCTTAATCATATGGTGATCTTATTGGGTGGTGGGCATACCATAGGAGTAGCCCATTGCAATTTCTTCCAAAACAGGCTAACCAACTTCCAAGGAACCGGAGCTCCAGACCGTACCATGGATAAGGCATTGGTCAAAAAGCTTAGCGGACTTTGTGGTTCGAACACAAATGCAAATCCGACTACTTTCCTTGATCAAAACACGTCGTTTGTGTTTGATAACGAGTACTATAACCAAATTAGAAAAAACAAAGGGATATTAAAAATCGACCAAGAGCTAGCACTTGACCCTTTGAGTGCTAGAACAGTCTCGAAGTTTGCTTCCAATAATAACAATTTTAGACAAAGCTTCGTAAAGGCCATTATTAAAATGGGAAATATTCAGCAAGGAAATGCCGGAGAAATTAGAAAAAATTGTAGGAGGACAAATTAA
- the LOC110792623 gene encoding peroxidase 44-like, whose translation MKMASIQKHLNVISLVSLFLCFTLPLKLALQVGFYAKSCPNAENIIRQVVQQRFKIDRSVPAALLRMHFHDCFVRGCDASILIDSTTKNQAEKDAGANGSVREYTLIDQIKTALERACPQKVSCADIIALATRDAVALAGGPKYNVPTGRRDGLISRASEVNLPGSSFTVSQAQQSFSARGLGLNEMVILLGGGHTIGVAHCNFFQNRLTNFQGTGAPDRTMDQALVSKLKGLCGSNPNANPSTFLDQNTSFVFDNEYYNQIRKNKGILKIDQNLALDPLSAKMVSNLAANNNNFGQSFVKAIIKMGSIQQGNAGEIRDNCRTINY comes from the exons ATGAAAATGGCGAGTATCCAAAAGCATTTGAATGTAATTTCATTGGTATCTTTGTTCTTATGCTTTACTCTCCCTCTCAAGTTAGCTCTTCAAGTTGGTTTCTACGCTAAATCTTGTCCGAATGCTGAAAATATCATTCGACAAGTTGTTCAACAACGGTTCAAGATTGATAGATCTGTCCCTGCGGCCTTGCTACGCATGCATTTTCATGATTGCTTTGTTAGG GGTTGCGATGCATCAATATTAATTGACTCAACGACCAAAAACCAAGCAGAAAAAGATGCGGGTGCAAATGGGTCTGTAAGAGa GTATACACTCATTGACCAAATCAAGACCGCTCTAGAAAGAGCATGTCCGCAAAAAGTATCTTGTGCAGATATCATAGCCCTCGCTACTAGAGACGCAGTTGCCCTAGCTGGTGGGCCTAAATACAACGTACCAACAGGGAGGCGTGACGGGCTTATTTCTAGGGCCAGTGAAGTAAACCTTCCTGGGTCAAGTTTCACTGTTTCTCAGGCCCAACAGTCATTTAGTGCTCGTGGGCTGGGCCTTAATGAGATGGTTATCTTATTGGGCGGTGGTCATACTATTGGAGTAGCCCATTGCAATTTCTTCCAAAACCGGTTAACCAACTTCCAAGGAACTGGAGCTCCGGACCGTACTATGGATCAGGCTTTGGTGAGCAAGCTTAAGGGACTTTGTGGGTCAAACCCAAACGCGAATCCAAGTACTTTCCTTGACCAAAACACGTCGTTTGTGTTTGATAACGAATACTACAACCAGATTAGAAAAAACAAAGGGATATTAAAAATTGACCAAAACCTAGCACTTGACCCGTTAAGTGCTAAAATGGTATCAAACCTTGCTGCCAATAACAACAATTTTGGACAAAGCTTCGTAAAAGCTATTATAAAAATGGGTAGCATCCAGCAAGGAAATGCAGGGGAAATTAGGGATAATTGTAGGacaattaattattaa